A genomic region of Zalophus californianus isolate mZalCal1 chromosome 11, mZalCal1.pri.v2, whole genome shotgun sequence contains the following coding sequences:
- the LOC113915217 gene encoding protein tyrosine phosphatase receptor type C-associated protein, translated as MDLPCALGLGTLLGLPGVLGSGSSAEDSGSSSTVAVAVLLLLLLLLVAGLALAWRRLSRDSGGYYHPARLGAALWGRTRRLLWASPPGRWLRARAEPETCAEAPDEQQDEQDAEEDYQLAGGPGGRESQEEEQRGGLGPGPQQLPEPAEDAHDSNTGGGLGLSCQGPAGSGGSAEALLSDLHAFAGSAAWDSAEASGGRGLHVTAL; from the exons ATG GACCTGCCCTGTGCCCTAGGGCTCGGGACGCTGCTGGGCCTGCCAGGGGTCCTGGGCTCGGGCAGCAGCGCCGAGGACAGTGGGAGCTCCAGCACCGTGGCCGTGGccgtgctgctgctgctgctgctgctgctggtcgcCGGCCTGGCACTGGCCTGGCGCCGCCTCAGCCGGGACTCGGGGGGCTACTACCACCCGGCCCGCCTGGGCGCCGCGCTGTGGGGCCGCACCCGCCGCCTCCTCTGGGCCAGCCCCCCGGGCCGCTGGCTCCGGGCCCGGGCCGAGCCGGAGACGTGCGCCGAGGCCCCAGATGAGCAGCAGGACGAGCAGGACGCAGAGGAGGACTACCAGCTGGCGGGCGGCCCAGGGGGGAGAGAGTCCCAGGAAGAGGAGCAGCGAGGCGGACTGGGGCCCGGCCCCCAGCAGCTCCCAGAGCCGGCTGAGGACGCGCATGACAGTAACACCGGCGGGGGCCTGGGCCTCAGCTGCCAGGGGCCGGCGGGCTCGGGGGGCAGCGCCGAGGCCCTGCTGAGCGACCTGCACGCCTTTGCTGGCAGCGCGGCCTGGGACAGCGCCGAAGCCTCTGGGGGCCGGGGCCTCCACGTCACCGCACTGTAA
- the CORO1B gene encoding coronin-1B: MSFRKVVRQSKFRHVFGQPVKNDQCYEDIRVSRVTWDSTFCAVNPKFLAVIVEASGGGAFLVLPLSKTGRIDKAYPTVCGHTGPVLDIDWCPHNDEVIASGSEDCTVMVWQIPENGLTSPLTEPVAVLEGHTKRVGIVTWHPTARNVLLSAGCDNVVLIWNVGTAEELYRLDSLHPDLIYNVSWNRNGSLFCSACKDKSVRIIDPRRGTLVAEREKAHEGARPMRAIFLADGKVFTTGFSRMSERQLALWDPENLEEPMALQELDSSNGALLPFYDPDTGVVYVCGKGDSSIRYFEITDEPPYIHFLNTFTSKEPQRGMGSMPKRGLEVSKCEIARFYKLHERKCEPIVMTVPRKSDLFQDDLYPDTAGPEAALEAEEWVSGQDASPILISLREAYVPSKQRDLKVSRRNVLSDSRPAAAPSSARPGASTSAASIHTTVPSGSLAGAAEAGKLEEVMQELRALRALVKEQGERIGRLEEQLGRMENGDA, translated from the exons ATGTCCTTCCGCAAAGTGGTTCGGCAGAGCAAATTCCGGCACGTGTTTGGACAGCCGGTCAAGAATGACCAGTGCTATGAAGATATTCGAGTGTCCCGTGTCACCTGGGACAGCACCTTCTGTGCCGTCAATCCCAAGTTCCTGGCTGTGATCGTGGAGGCCAGCGGCGGGGGTGCCTTCCTGGTGCTCCCCTTAAGCAAG ACGGGCCGCATCGACAAGGCCTACCCGACGGTGTGTGGACACACGGGACCCGTCCTGGACATCGATTGGTGTCCCCACAACGATGAGGTCATCGCCAGCGGCTCGGAGGACTGTACGGTCATG GTGTGGCAGATCCCGGAGAACGGGCTCACGTCCCCGCTGACAGAGCCGGTGGCGGTACTGGAGGGACACACCAAGAGGGTGGGCATTGTCACTTGGCACCCGACTGCCCGCAACGTGCTGCTCAGCGCAG GCTGTGACAACGTGGTGCTCATCTGGAACGTGGGCACGGCGGAGGAGCTGTACCGCCTGGACAGCCTGCACCCCGACCTCATCTACAACGTCAGCTGGAACCGCAATGGCAGCCTCTTCTGCTCTGCCTGCAAGGACAAGAGTGTGCGCATCATCGACCCCCGCCGGGGCACCCTGGTGGCG gagagggagaaggctcacGAAGGGGCCCGTCCCATGCGGGCCATCTTCCTGGCCGATGGCAAGGTGTTCACCACAGGCTTCAGCCGTATGAGCGAGCGGCAGCTGGCGCTGTGGGACCCG GAAAACCTTGAGGAACCCATGGCCCTGCAGGAACTGGACTCGAGCAATGGGGCGCTGCTGCCCTTCTACGACCCCGACACCGGCGTGGTCTACGTCTGCGGCAAG GGTGACTCCAGCATCCGGTACTTTGAGATCACAGATGAGCCCCCCTATATCCACTTCCTGAACACATTCACCAGCAAGGAGCCCCAGAGGGGCATGGGCAGCATGCCTAAGAGGGGCTTGGAGGTCAGCAAGTGCGAGATCGCCCG GTTCTACAAACTGCATGAGCGCAAGTGTGAGCCTATCGTCATGACGGTGCCGAGAAAG tcGGACCTCTTCCAGGACGATCTGTACCCTGACACAGCCGGGCCCGAGGCGGCCCTGGAGGCAGAGGAGTGGGTGAGTGGGCAGGATGCCAGCCCCATCCTCATCTCCCTGCGGGAGGCCTATGTGCCCAGCAAGCAGCGGGACCTGAAGGTCAGCAGGCGCAACGTACTATCCGATAGCCGGCCTGCCGCGGCCCCGAGCTCGGCCCGCCCCGGGGCCTCCACCTCCGCTGCGTCCATCCACACGACTGTCCCCAGCGGCAGCCTCGCCGGAGCCGCG GAGGCTGGGAAGCTGGAGGAGGTGATGCAGGAGCTGCGGGCGCTGAGGGCGCTGGTCAAGGAGCAGGGGGAGCGCATTGGCCGCCTGGAGGAGCAGCTCGGCCGCATGGAGAATGGGGACGCATAG